Within the Hypericibacter adhaerens genome, the region TCGGTCGGGATGTCGAAGAAGCCCTGGATCTGGCCGGCATGGAGATCGAGGGTCAGCACGCGGTCGGCGCCGGCGACCGTGATCAGGTTCGCCACCAGCTTGGCCGAGATCGGCGTGCGCGGGCCGGACTTCCGGTCCTGGCGGGCATAGCCGTAATAGGGGATGACGGCGGTCACGCGGCGCGCCGAGCCGCGGCGGAGCGCGTCGAGCGTGACCAGCAGCTCCATCAGGTTGTCGTTGGCGGGGAAGGAGGTCGACTGCACCACGAACACGTCCTCGCCGCGGACGTTCTCATGGATCTCGACGAACACTTCCATATCCGAGAAGCGGCGCACCGCCGCCTGGGTCAGCGGAAGATTGAGATAGGCCGAGATCGCTTCGGCCAGCGGCCGATTGCTGTTGCCGGTCAGAATCTTCATCGCTTGCACCCGACTGCGTTCGCGGCGCCCGTCCCAAGGGCAGGACCTGCACCTGCCCCCCGCGAAGGCGGCCGGAGAGTATCAATCCGTCATAGGGCTGTAAACGAAATTGCCGCGCTGCGACAAATTCACAAGAACATGAACAATATCAATGTAATGATGGCAAATCCGACGAGCATCAGAAGGTAGGGCATAGGGGGATTCCTGGCGGATCGGCCAATGGAGCGTCAAGGGTCCTCTGCCCAGACCTGTTGACCCGACCCTTGGGGCCGCCTCCATAAGAGGCCGGTCGGCAAGAAGGAGGCGAGTCGTGACCGCTCCCCCTGCATTCCTGAACGCATCCGAGGCCGCCGGGCGGCTCGGCATCTCGATCAAGGCCCTCCGGCTCTATGAGGAGCGCGGCTTGCTCGCGCCGAACCGTACCGCCGCGGGCTGGCGGGCCTATGGTCCCGAGGCGATGAGCCGGGCCGCGGAGATCGCGGCCTTGCGGGCGCTCGGATTCAGCCTCGCCCAGGTAGCACGGGTATTGAAGGGCGACGTCCAAGGCTTGGAGCCCGCCCTGGCGGCGCATCAGGCCGTACTCGAGGGGCAAATCCGCGAGCTCGTCGGCAAGGTGGAGAAGGTCCGCGGGCTCAAGGACGACCTCGCGCGCGGTCAGGCGCCGACGGCCGGCCGGCTGGCCCAGCTGGCAGCGCCCGCCGCGCCCAGGCTCCGGGTCGCTTTCGACCTGCCCTGGCCCTGGGGTGGCGAACGGCTCGAGCTCACCGATATCCGAGCGCTCAATCACATCACGGGGCCGCTCGGCAGCGGCAAGACGCGACTGGCGAAGCTTCTCGCCGAGACGCTGCCCGATGCGGCCTTCCTGGGCCTGGAGCGGCTGGCGGAGAACGGTGCCGCGGCGCGCACCCGGCTCGAAGCCGACCCGGCCCTCGAAGCGCGGGTCGAGCGCAGCCTGGCCTGGCTCGTCGAGGATGGCGCCACGGCCTCGGATGCCCTGATCGCGCTGCTCGCCGGGCTGGAAGCGGAACGCCCCTCCCTCCTGGTGATCGACATGCTGGAGCAGGGGCTGGACCGGGCCACCCAGGAGGCATTGATCGCCCATCTGCGCCGGCGCGGGCCCGGTGCGCGGCCGCTCTTCTTCCTCACGCGCTCCAGCGCCATCCTGGACCTGGAGGCGGTCGGCCCCGACGAGGCGATCCTCTTTTGCCCCGCCAATCACGCCCCGCCGTTCCAGGTCGCGCCTCACCCCTTTTCGCCGGGCTATGAGGCCCTCGCTTCCTGCCTGGCCCCGCCCGAGGTCCGGGCGCGGACCGAGGGCGTCATCGCCTGGCGGCCCGAGGTGGCGTGACGGCCGGCGCGTCGCCTGTCACTTCACCACGAGATCCACCGGCATCCGCGACAGCGGCTCGCAGCCCTGCTCGGTGACGAGCACCGTCTGGCCGTTGGTCATGGCGACGCCCTTGGCGCTGTCGAACAGGATGATGTGGATGAAGAACACCTGGCCCGGCGCCGCGGGCTCGGGGTTGCCGTGATAGAACATCGGCCAGTCCATCCAGTTGGGCGCGAAGGTGGTGCCGAGGCTGTAGCCGGTCGCGTTCATCCGGTTCTCGCGATGGCCGTGGGCATCGCAGACCCGGGCATAGGCGTCGAACACCTCGCCGATCGGCCGGCCGGGCCTGAGCGCCGCCTTGCAGGCCTCGAGCGCCTCGACCGCCACCTCATGCATCTCGCGCTGGCCGGGCAGGGGCTCGCCGATCGGGATCGTGCGCATCAGGCAGGCATGGTAGTGGCGATAGACGCCGGCGAACTCGAGCGTGAGCTGGTCCTTGGCGTCGAGCTTGCGCCGGCCGGTGAAATAGCGGCAGAGCAGCGCGTCGCGGCCCGAGCCGATGATGTATTCGTTGGCGGGATCGTCGCCGCCGCCGCGGAAGACGGCACCCTGCATCGCCGCCAGGATGTCGCCCTCGAAGGCGCCGGGGCCGGCGAGGCGATGGGCCTCCTCGAGCGCCTGGTCGGCGAGCTCCGCCGCGCGGCGCACATAGACGATCTCCGCCGGGCTCTTCACCAGCCGCAGCCGGCTGACCAGGTCGGAGGCGTCCTGGAGATGGCAGAAATCCTCGAGCGCCTCGTTGAGCCTGAGCGCGTTGCGGCCGGTGAGGCCATAGGCCTCGTATTCGACGCCGAGCCTCTTGTTGTGGAGCTTGAGCTCGGCCAGCATCGCCTTGAGCTCGAGCGCCGGCGAAGCCTCGGGGCCGTCGACCCAGATGCGGATATCCTCGATCACCGAGGTGTGCTGCGCCTGCCTTAGATCGGGGGCGCGGGTCAGCAGGAAGAAGCGGCCGTCGGCACCCAGATAGAGGCACTGGAAGAAGACATAGCCGAAGGTGTCGTAGCCGGTCAGGTAGTACATGCTCTCCTGCCGGAAGATCAGCAGCCCGTCGAGGCCGCGCTCCTGCAGGGCCGCGACCGCGCGGGTGCGGCGGCCGGCCAGCTCATCGGTCGAGAAATGCAAAGCCATGGTTCGTCCTCGGGTTCGAGGGGGAGGGTGCGCGCGGGCGAAGGTCTCGGACGGCGCTAAGGTTCCAGGCAGATCAGCGACAGCAGCCGGCCGTAATCCTTCTGGCCTTCGAGCGTGGTGCGCCGGTAGCTGAAGAAGCGGTCGGCCTCGGCGCAGGTATCGCAATAGGCGAGGTTGACGCGCTTGACGCCGGCGGCGCCGAGCCGCGAGGCGACATAGCCCGGCAGGTCGAAGAGATAGTGGCCGGCCCGACGCGAGGGCGCGAAATAATCCTCGTTCTGCGGGTTCTGGGCCAGGAACGGCGCCGGAAATTCGGGGCCCACCTCGTAGGAGCGCTGCGCGATGCAGGGACCGATGCCGGCGGTGATGCTGTCGATCCGCGCGCCCAGCTTCACCATGAGCTCGAGCGTCGCCTCCACCACGCCGCCGATGGCGCCGCGCCATCCGGCATGGGCGGCGCCGACGATCCGGGCCTTGGCGTCGGCGAGCAGGACCGGTGCGCAATCGGCGGTGAGGATGCCGAGCGCGATCCCGGGCCGGTCGGTCGCCATGGCATCCACCTGCGGCGCCTCCTCGCGCTTCCAGGGGCTGGTGACATGGACGGCCTTGGCGCTGTGCACCTGGTAGCAGGTCACGAGCGGCAGGCCATCGAGATCGGCATGCGACAGGGCGCGGTTGCGGTTCTCGGTCACGCGCTCGGGATCGTCGCCCGAGCCGTAGCCGCAATTGAGCGAAGCGTAGAGCCCCTCGCTCACGCCGCCGAGCCGCGTCATGAAACCGTGACGCACGCCGTCGAGATCATTGAGCCGACCGAGGGTGATCATGGCGATCGCGGGATCCGGGCTTCTCGTGACCATCAGCCGCCGGGCGCCGTAAATCCGGCGGGCGCGGGGCCGTCGGGCGCCGTCAGCGCCAGCGCCTGAAACAAGGTGCCCATTTCCTGCGGATCGAGCAAGCGCGCGAGCGCGCGCTCGACGGCGGCGCGCTGGACGGCATCGGCATCGCGGGTCAGGCGCTGCGCCCGCAAGCGGATGCCGAGCGCCTCGAGGAAGGCGCCTTGGGCCAGCGGTCCGTGGGCGCGTGCGCCGCCCTGGGTCGCGGCCCGGGCCAAAGCCATGAAATCGACATGGACACTGAGATCGACCAGGCCCGGATCGGTCAGGGGATTCTCGAGGCGGCGATGGCCTTGCACCGCCTGCAGGCTCCAGCCGCCGCCGGCGCCATAGCCGTAGTCGACCAGCAGCGCCGCCCCGCCTTGCTGCGCCAGGCGGCGCCCGATCTCGTCCGCGACCGAAAGTCCGGCAGGCGAGATCTCGGCCAGGCTGCCGACGGGTGCCTCGCGCCGGTCGCGGCCGAGCAGCCCGAGCTGCGGGCCCGCGGGCGCCAAGGTAAAAGCCAGCGGCGCGTCGATCTGCGGCTCGACCACCACGCGCTCGCGCCAGCCTTCGGGCCCGCGCTCGAACTGGTGCACCGGCAGCGCGTCGAAGAATTCATTGGCGAGCAGCAGCAACGGCGCCCCGTGCGTCCCATCGTCAGGCAGTGCCGCCAGCGTCTCGTGCCAGGCGGCCGGCGCGATCTGCCCGGCGAAGGGCGCCAGGGCCTCGCGCTGGCGCTGGCGCAAGACCGGGCTCGCCTCGACCAGATGCAGACGCAGCGCCCGATGGAAGGCGGGCCGCAGCCGCGTCGCCCGCAGCGCATCGGCGATCAGCGTGCCGCGGCCGGGGCCGAGCTCGACCAGCAGGACCGGATCGGGCGCGCCCATGCGCTCCCAATAATCGAGGCACCAGAGACCCAGGAGCTCGCCGAACATCTGGCTGACCTCGGGCGCGGTCACGAAGTCGCCGGCGGCGCCCAGCGCCGGCTGCCGGCGGTAATAGCCATGCTCGGGATGGAGCAGCGCCTCCTGCATGAAGGCGGCCACCGTCATCGGCCCGGTCAGCCGCAAGCGGCGGCGCAGGAGCGAGTCGAGCGGCGTCATGGGCGGAACCCGCGCTCGCCGCGACGTCGATGCCTCCGCTCTTCTTTCTTATCCCCTCCCCCCTCGAGGGGGAGGGCTAGGGAGGGGGCTGCTCGGTCGATGAAGCCGGCGCCGCGCAACTTAAGCGCAATGTCTGCTGCCGAGACTTCCCCCTCCCTAGCCCACCCCCTCGAGGGGGGAGGGGAAGAAAGCGGGAAGAGCGCCGACGTCATCGCGCCCGCTTTCACTGCGCCCGCTTTCACTGCGATTGTGGCGCCGGCTTGGCCCGCAGGATGAAGATCACGCCGATGGCGATCATCGGCAGCGACAGCAGCTGGCCCATGGTGGTGCCGAAGGTGAGGAAGCCCAGCTGCGGATCGGGCTCGCGGAAGAACTCGACGAAGAAGCGGCAGAGGCCGTAGCCGGTGAGGAAGATGCCGGAGAGCAGGCCGAGCTTGCCGCGCGCCGGGGTGAAGCGCGCGAAATAGAGCAGCACCAGGAACAGCACGATGCCTTCGAGCGCCGCTTCGTAGAGCTGGCTCGGATGGCGCGGCTCCGGGCCGCCGCGGTCGAAGATCATGGCCCAGGGGACGTCGCTGACGCGGCCGAACAGCTCGCCATTGTTGTAGTTGGCGAGCCGGCCGAAGAAGAGGCCGATCGGCGTGGCGCAGGCGATCACGTCGGCCAGCGCGAAGAAAGGCAGCCCGCGGCTGCGGGCGAAGAGGATCATCGCCAGGATCACGCCGACGAGCCCGCCATGGAACGACATCCCGCCATGCCAGACCTCGAAGATCTTCAGCGGATCGGCGAGGTATTCCCCGGCATTGTAGAAGATCACATAGCCGAGGCGCCCGCCGAGGATGACGCCCAGCACGGCCCAGACCAGGAAGTCGTCGAACAGCGCGCGGCCCAGCGGCATCGGCGGCAGGCTGCCGAGCCAGACGCAATAGCGCCAGCCGGCGATGAGCCCGATCACATAGGCCAGCGCATACCAGCGGATCGCGAAGGGCCCGATCTGCAGCAGGACCGGATCGAGATGGGGATAGAGGATCGCCGACAGCATGGGGCCGCCCGTTGCGGAAGAGATGGGCTGTTATAGGTGCGGACATGCGGCGGCGGCAAGCATGGGGTCCTCCTGGCTTCTTGGCGCAGGCCGGGGATCGCGGCGACAATCGCGCGGGCGCGGGCAAGCTCGGGTTCGCGCCGAAGGAGGCGGACCGATGAACGAATCATGGCTGCGCGGCGTGCACACAAACTCACGCCCCCTCCCCTTGCGGGAGGGGGTAGGGGGGCGGGAGGGGGTAGGGGGAGGGAGAGGCGGCGCAACGTCACAATCTCCAGCTCTCTTCGCCGCTCCCTTGCGCGTCAAAAAAGCCTTGATCGAGATCGATGACCGGTGTCGCGGCCCTCTCCTGAAACGCCCCCTCCCCCTTCCCCCTCCCGCAAGGGGAGGGGGCTTGAGAATTTTTATCGGCCGCTCGCTTAGAAGCTCGTGTGCAACTCTGCTGAGTGCCGCTCTGCTCACGTTGTTGCTGACGGCTGGCCCCTCCGATGCCCGCGCCGACGACTATCCGGTCGGCAGCAAGAGCAGCATGTGGGCCGATCCCTATCTCGTCGGCTCCTACCGCCATATGGACGAGATCTATGCCTCGCGGCCGGTGCCGCGCGCGGGCGCGGTCTCGGCGCTGCCGGCCGGCGAGCCGCTGGCGCTCGAGAGCTTTCCGGTCAGGGGCACGACCGTGGCGCTCGACGATTTCGTCGCCGAGGCCCGCACCACCGGCCTCATCGTGCTCAAGGACGGCAAGGTCGTGCTCGAGCGCTACTGGCAGGGCGCCGATGCCAGCTCGCGATTCGCCTCCTGGTCGATGGCGAAGTCCTTCGTCTCGACGCTGGTGGGCTTCGCCATCGGCGACGGGCTGATCCGCAGCCTCGACGATCCCGTCACCGACTATCTGCCCGAGCTCAAGGGCAGCGGCTATGACGGCGTGCCGATCAAGGCGGTGCTGCAGATGTCCTCCGGCGTCGCCTTCCGCGAGGATTATGTCGACAGCACCTCCGATGCGCTGGTGATGTGGAACGACGTGCTGCAGTACAACAAGCGCCGCTTCGCCGACTTCGCCGCCCGATCGAAGCGGGCGGCCGAGCCCTTCACGCGCTTCAACTATGCCGGGCTCGACAGCGTCGTGCTCGGCCTCCTCGTGCATAAGGTGACCGGCCAATCGCTTTCGGCCTATCTGGCCCGGAAGCTCTGGGGACCGCTCGGCATGGAGGGCGATGCCGGCTGGCTGACCGAGGATCGCAGCGACCAGGCGCTCGAGGCGCCGTTCTGCTGCCTCAATGCGCGGCTGCGCGACTATGCCCGCTTCGGGCAGTTCATGCTGCAGAACGGCGCCTGGGGCGGCCGCCAGCTCCTGCCGCCGGGCTGGGTGGCGGAGGCGACCTATCCCTCCGGCGCGCAGGTCGCCTTCGGCAAGCTCTATCCGGGCGATCCCATGGGCTATCAGTATCAATGGTGGATCGAGCCCGGTTCCGACCGCGCCTACGCCGCCGAAGGTGTCAATGGGCAGTTCATCTACGTGAACCCGGCGAAGAAGCTGGTCATCGTCATGACCAGCGTCTGGAAGCAGTTCTGGAACGACCGGCTGGCGATCCGGAGCTGGGCGCTGTTCGACGCCATCGCCGCCCGCTACGGCTCGTGACGGCGCAGGCACGGCGGCGGCCGCTCATCTCCCTGGTAAACTTACGAAACTGCGGATCGTTCG harbors:
- the lgt gene encoding prolipoprotein diacylglyceryl transferase, which produces MLSAILYPHLDPVLLQIGPFAIRWYALAYVIGLIAGWRYCVWLGSLPPMPLGRALFDDFLVWAVLGVILGGRLGYVIFYNAGEYLADPLKIFEVWHGGMSFHGGLVGVILAMILFARSRGLPFFALADVIACATPIGLFFGRLANYNNGELFGRVSDVPWAMIFDRGGPEPRHPSQLYEAALEGIVLFLVLLYFARFTPARGKLGLLSGIFLTGYGLCRFFVEFFREPDPQLGFLTFGTTMGQLLSLPMIAIGVIFILRAKPAPQSQ
- a CDS encoding class I SAM-dependent methyltransferase gives rise to the protein MTPLDSLLRRRLRLTGPMTVAAFMQEALLHPEHGYYRRQPALGAAGDFVTAPEVSQMFGELLGLWCLDYWERMGAPDPVLLVELGPGRGTLIADALRATRLRPAFHRALRLHLVEASPVLRQRQREALAPFAGQIAPAAWHETLAALPDDGTHGAPLLLLANEFFDALPVHQFERGPEGWRERVVVEPQIDAPLAFTLAPAGPQLGLLGRDRREAPVGSLAEISPAGLSVADEIGRRLAQQGGAALLVDYGYGAGGGWSLQAVQGHRRLENPLTDPGLVDLSVHVDFMALARAATQGGARAHGPLAQGAFLEALGIRLRAQRLTRDADAVQRAAVERALARLLDPQEMGTLFQALALTAPDGPAPAGFTAPGG
- a CDS encoding serine hydrolase domain-containing protein, producing the protein MLLTAGPSDARADDYPVGSKSSMWADPYLVGSYRHMDEIYASRPVPRAGAVSALPAGEPLALESFPVRGTTVALDDFVAEARTTGLIVLKDGKVVLERYWQGADASSRFASWSMAKSFVSTLVGFAIGDGLIRSLDDPVTDYLPELKGSGYDGVPIKAVLQMSSGVAFREDYVDSTSDALVMWNDVLQYNKRRFADFAARSKRAAEPFTRFNYAGLDSVVLGLLVHKVTGQSLSAYLARKLWGPLGMEGDAGWLTEDRSDQALEAPFCCLNARLRDYARFGQFMLQNGAWGGRQLLPPGWVAEATYPSGAQVAFGKLYPGDPMGYQYQWWIEPGSDRAYAAEGVNGQFIYVNPAKKLVIVMTSVWKQFWNDRLAIRSWALFDAIAARYGS
- a CDS encoding M24 family metallopeptidase, giving the protein MALHFSTDELAGRRTRAVAALQERGLDGLLIFRQESMYYLTGYDTFGYVFFQCLYLGADGRFFLLTRAPDLRQAQHTSVIEDIRIWVDGPEASPALELKAMLAELKLHNKRLGVEYEAYGLTGRNALRLNEALEDFCHLQDASDLVSRLRLVKSPAEIVYVRRAAELADQALEEAHRLAGPGAFEGDILAAMQGAVFRGGGDDPANEYIIGSGRDALLCRYFTGRRKLDAKDQLTLEFAGVYRHYHACLMRTIPIGEPLPGQREMHEVAVEALEACKAALRPGRPIGEVFDAYARVCDAHGHRENRMNATGYSLGTTFAPNWMDWPMFYHGNPEPAAPGQVFFIHIILFDSAKGVAMTNGQTVLVTEQGCEPLSRMPVDLVVK
- the pgeF gene encoding peptidoglycan editing factor PgeF; the protein is MITLGRLNDLDGVRHGFMTRLGGVSEGLYASLNCGYGSGDDPERVTENRNRALSHADLDGLPLVTCYQVHSAKAVHVTSPWKREEAPQVDAMATDRPGIALGILTADCAPVLLADAKARIVGAAHAGWRGAIGGVVEATLELMVKLGARIDSITAGIGPCIAQRSYEVGPEFPAPFLAQNPQNEDYFAPSRRAGHYLFDLPGYVASRLGAAGVKRVNLAYCDTCAEADRFFSYRRTTLEGQKDYGRLLSLICLEP
- a CDS encoding MerR family transcriptional regulator: MTAPPAFLNASEAAGRLGISIKALRLYEERGLLAPNRTAAGWRAYGPEAMSRAAEIAALRALGFSLAQVARVLKGDVQGLEPALAAHQAVLEGQIRELVGKVEKVRGLKDDLARGQAPTAGRLAQLAAPAAPRLRVAFDLPWPWGGERLELTDIRALNHITGPLGSGKTRLAKLLAETLPDAAFLGLERLAENGAAARTRLEADPALEARVERSLAWLVEDGATASDALIALLAGLEAERPSLLVIDMLEQGLDRATQEALIAHLRRRGPGARPLFFLTRSSAILDLEAVGPDEAILFCPANHAPPFQVAPHPFSPGYEALASCLAPPEVRARTEGVIAWRPEVA